In a single window of the Candidatus Bathyarchaeia archaeon genome:
- a CDS encoding archaellin/type IV pilin N-terminal domain-containing protein, with the protein MLKAKKGISPILATLLLIVIAVAAVIVTYAWVMTFTTTQTQQAGAILTEANTRFYNISSTKYIGVTLLNSGTADAKITQVYLGTSSANLVDLTSSVTFTPSTNIVKANGGSINATWTYAWSSGQRYYFKFVTEAGQQVPFDRVAP; encoded by the coding sequence ATGTTGAAAGCTAAGAAAGGGATTTCACCTATCCTAGCAACGCTTCTATTGATAGTAATAGCAGTGGCCGCCGTAATAGTGACTTACGCTTGGGTCATGACGTTCACGACAACCCAAACCCAGCAAGCAGGCGCAATCCTAACAGAGGCCAACACAAGGTTCTACAACATTTCAAGCACAAAATACATTGGAGTCACCTTGCTGAACTCGGGAACAGCTGACGCCAAAATCACTCAAGTCTATTTGGGCACTTCATCTGCGAATCTTGTTGATTTAACAAGCAGCGTTACCTTCACTCCTAGCACAAACATTGTCAAAGCCAACGGTGGATCAATCAACGCCACTTGGACATATGCTTGGAGCTCTGGACAAAGATACTACTTCAAGTTCGTAACTGAAGCAGGACAGCAAGTTCCTTTCGACAGAGTTGCACCATAG
- a CDS encoding CBS domain-containing protein has protein sequence MSLKVEDVMVTNLITIEVGATARKAAELMNHHDIGCLIVISSDRPVGIVTERDMLKRVVLQLRDPRRTRVSYIMSKPLITTSPQTDLRDAINLMNERRIKKLPVVEGEQLLGLLSITDIVRSLAYFEHVVGSLCARCQFGKQQVDVPVPAQ, from the coding sequence ATGTCGCTGAAAGTTGAAGACGTGATGGTAACAAACCTCATAACGATTGAAGTCGGAGCAACTGCGAGGAAAGCAGCTGAACTTATGAATCACCACGATATCGGATGCCTAATCGTAATCAGCTCTGACCGACCTGTTGGCATTGTGACCGAACGCGACATGTTGAAAAGAGTAGTGCTTCAACTGCGCGATCCCAGAAGAACGCGTGTCAGCTACATAATGTCCAAGCCGCTGATAACAACCTCGCCTCAAACTGACCTTCGAGACGCCATCAACCTTATGAATGAAAGACGAATCAAAAAACTGCCTGTAGTCGAAGGAGAACAACTGCTTGGACTCTTGTCGATTACCGATATTGTCCGTTCACTTGCTTACTTCGAGCATGTCGTTGGGTCTCTTTGCGCCCGGTGTCAATTTGGAAAGCAACAAGTCGATGTTCCAGTTCCAGCGCAGTGA